From the genome of Oscillospiraceae bacterium:
CCGCGAGGTCCGCGTTGTCGACGCAGAGGGCAACCAGATGGGCATTATGCCGGCTGCCGAGGCACGCAGGCTTGCTTATTCCAGGGACCTGGATTTAGTCAAAATAGCGCCGCAGGCAAAACCGCCTGTGTGCAAGCTGATTGACTATGGCAAATATCGTTTTGAGCAGGCAAAGCGGGAAAAAGAGTCCCGTAAAAATCAGCATATTGTCGAAATTAAAGAAGTGCGCCTGTCTTTAAATATTGACACGCATGATTTCGACACTAAGGTAAACCACGCCATCCGCTTTCTGAAAGAGGGCAATAAGGTTAAGGCCTCCATTCGCTTCCGCGGCCGTGAAATGGGCCACCCTGAGCAGGGCTATACCATTATGAAAAAATTTGCCGAGACTTTGACAGAATATGCCAGCGTAGAAAAGCCTGCTAAGCTGGAGGGGCGCAATATGCTGATGTTCCTTGCCGCAAAACCGGCCGCCGCAAAGACTGCAAAGGCCCCAAGCGGCAAGCCGCAGAAAGCAGCTGACTAACAGGGAAAAACCCCAGAAAATCAAGGAGGATCCTTTATTATGCCTAAGATCAAAACGCATTCCGGCGCAAAGAAGCGCTTCAAACTCTCTAAAAGCGGAAAAGTTATCCGCTCTCATGCAAACATGGGCCATTTCCTCAACGGCCATGACAAGGGCGCAAAATTTAAGCGCAATATGCGCGGCACCTGTGTTGCAGACAAAGCCAACACCGCTACTGTAAAGCGCTTGATTCCTTACAAATAAGCTTTCTTGTTTGTAAAGCAAGCTGTATTTCATTTGTGTTTTTGAGTATTCCCGTGTAATATGGAGGTTATATAAAATGGCAAGAGTTAAGGGCGCACTCGCTACGCGTAAAAGAAGAAAGAAAGTACTGAAACTGGCCAAGGGCTACTGGGGCAGCAAGAGCCGCCACTTTAAGATGGCCAAACAGGCCGTTATGAAGTCCGGCAACTACGCTTTTGCAGGACGCCGTGCCCGCAAGCGTGACTTCCGCCGCCTGTGGATCACCCGTATTTCCGCAGCCTGCCGTGCGGATGGCATGTCTTATTCCGCTTTCATGAATGGCTTGAAAAAAGCCGGCATTACCCTGAACCGCAAGATGCTTTCTGAAGTTGCTATCAGCGATGATGCAGCATTCAAGGGCCTTGTCGAGCAGGCTAAAGCAGCTTTATAATTTCGCTTTTTCTGCGTCCGGGATTCTTCCGGACGCATATTTTTTATTTTGCCGCAGGAGGAGGAGCTTCATGGAACATATCACCAGCCGAAGGAACGAAACCGTGCGCGCCGCGGCCGGGCTGCGCAGCGCTTCTGCGCGGCATGAGCAGCAGTCTTTTTTGTGTGAGGGCGCTCGCCTGTGCGCAGACGCCGCGTCGAGCGGTCTGCTGATAAAATCTCTGTTTTACACCGAAAAGGCTGCGCAGAAATACCCGCAGTACCTTGCAGCCGTAAAGGCTTGCCTGCAGGGGGAAGCATACCTGGTGGAGCCCTCTGTCGCGGCGCTCTTGGCCGACACCAAAAGCAGCCAGGAGATTTTCTGTACCTGTGCTTTTCCGGCGGATGCTTGTGTTTCGCAGGCAGCATTTCTGCAGTGGCCGGCCGCCGGTGCCTGCCTCGCTTTAGAGCAGCTGCAGGACCCT
Proteins encoded in this window:
- the infC gene encoding translation initiation factor IF-3, translated to MWRCLTISNRELQINDDIRDREVRVVDAEGNQMGIMPAAEARRLAYSRDLDLVKIAPQAKPPVCKLIDYGKYRFEQAKREKESRKNQHIVEIKEVRLSLNIDTHDFDTKVNHAIRFLKEGNKVKASIRFRGREMGHPEQGYTIMKKFAETLTEYASVEKPAKLEGRNMLMFLAAKPAAAKTAKAPSGKPQKAAD
- the rpmI gene encoding 50S ribosomal protein L35, producing MPKIKTHSGAKKRFKLSKSGKVIRSHANMGHFLNGHDKGAKFKRNMRGTCVADKANTATVKRLIPYK
- the rplT gene encoding 50S ribosomal protein L20, with product MARVKGALATRKRRKKVLKLAKGYWGSKSRHFKMAKQAVMKSGNYAFAGRRARKRDFRRLWITRISAACRADGMSYSAFMNGLKKAGITLNRKMLSEVAISDDAAFKGLVEQAKAAL